The following are from one region of the Ruficoccus sp. ZRK36 genome:
- the rlmB gene encoding 23S rRNA (guanosine(2251)-2'-O)-methyltransferase RlmB produces MSKRRYGQHGRDNAHTGDRIAIEPMDEKQFLAKLREVEDPFVLVIDGVQDPHNLGACLRSADAAGVDFVVAPQKHTVGLTETVRRIACGGADKVPYIQVQNLNRTLEKFKEIGLWIVGTGDKESQLLYEVDMKGPLAIVLGREDLGVRKSIADKCDFLVKIPMLGSVDCLNLSVATGVCLFEAVRQRQG; encoded by the coding sequence ATGAGTAAACGCCGCTACGGCCAGCACGGCCGCGACAACGCCCACACCGGTGACCGCATCGCCATCGAGCCGATGGACGAGAAGCAGTTCCTGGCCAAGCTCCGCGAGGTCGAGGACCCCTTCGTGCTCGTTATCGACGGCGTGCAGGACCCGCATAACCTCGGGGCCTGCCTGCGCAGCGCCGACGCTGCCGGGGTGGACTTCGTGGTGGCTCCGCAGAAGCACACCGTCGGGCTGACCGAGACCGTGCGCCGCATCGCCTGCGGTGGGGCCGACAAGGTCCCCTACATCCAGGTGCAGAACCTCAACCGCACCCTGGAGAAGTTCAAGGAAATCGGCCTGTGGATCGTGGGCACCGGTGACAAGGAGTCGCAGCTGCTCTACGAGGTGGACATGAAAGGCCCGCTGGCCATCGTGCTCGGCCGCGAAGACCTCGGCGTGCGCAAGTCCATCGCCGACAAGTGCGACTTCTTGGTCAAGATCCCCATGCTCGGCTCCGTCGACTGCCTCAACCTCTCCGTCGCCACCGGCGTCTGCCTCTTCGAGGCCGTCCGGCAACGGCAGG
- a CDS encoding beta-ketoacyl-[acyl-carrier-protein] synthase family protein has protein sequence MRNVVVTGLGFITSIGNDKATVSRSLRELTHGIAVYDRFEEAGERIHLTGKVKDFDVSAIDPEDWTYPERYALKREQIRAMAPHVLYAHCALVQAVEDAGLSPDDISNPDTGLFASSAGSARLLSHHMNRLKKLGLRRASPMGVVSSVTGTLTFNLVALHKILGASGGFVSACASSNHALGYAWDTIALGRQERIIVIGAEDGDLETILPFGAMRALSPDAEPPGSRPFDKSRNGFVGTGGATALVLESEECAAARGAPVYGRFSGWGQASDGYNVAISHPEGDGLARATELALKATGTAASEVDYINAHATSTPIGDTSELKAIRKVFGTGGPAISSTKALTGHGLSLASAMEAGFTLLGMKEGFTPGSAHITEMDPEGADLNIIRETLDKGPQVALSNSSGFGGANVVTVFKSA, from the coding sequence ATGAGAAACGTTGTCGTTACCGGCCTCGGCTTCATTACCAGTATCGGTAATGATAAGGCCACTGTCTCCCGGAGCTTGCGAGAACTCACACACGGCATCGCTGTGTATGATCGCTTCGAGGAAGCGGGCGAGCGCATTCACCTCACAGGCAAGGTCAAGGACTTTGACGTGAGTGCGATTGACCCGGAAGACTGGACCTACCCGGAGCGCTATGCCCTCAAGCGCGAGCAGATCCGCGCCATGGCTCCGCACGTCCTCTATGCGCACTGCGCGCTGGTGCAGGCGGTCGAGGATGCCGGTCTGAGCCCCGACGATATTTCCAACCCCGACACCGGCCTCTTTGCTTCCTCGGCGGGTTCGGCCAGACTGCTTTCCCACCACATGAACCGGCTGAAAAAGCTCGGCCTGCGCCGCGCCAGCCCGATGGGGGTCGTCTCCTCGGTCACCGGTACGCTCACCTTTAACCTCGTGGCCCTGCACAAGATCCTCGGTGCCTCCGGGGGCTTTGTCTCGGCCTGTGCTTCCTCTAACCACGCCCTGGGCTACGCCTGGGACACGATTGCCCTGGGCCGCCAGGAGCGGATCATCGTGATCGGTGCCGAAGACGGCGACCTGGAGACGATCCTGCCCTTTGGCGCCATGCGTGCGCTCAGCCCCGATGCCGAGCCGCCCGGCTCCCGTCCCTTTGACAAGTCCCGTAACGGCTTCGTCGGCACCGGCGGCGCTACCGCGCTGGTTCTCGAGTCCGAGGAGTGCGCCGCTGCCCGTGGAGCGCCCGTCTATGGCCGCTTCAGCGGATGGGGGCAGGCCTCCGACGGCTACAATGTCGCCATCTCGCACCCTGAGGGCGATGGGTTGGCCCGTGCCACCGAGCTGGCGCTCAAGGCTACCGGCACCGCGGCCAGCGAGGTGGACTACATCAACGCCCACGCTACTTCCACGCCGATTGGCGACACCTCTGAGCTGAAGGCCATCCGCAAGGTCTTCGGGACGGGTGGCCCGGCCATTTCCAGCACCAAGGCCCTGACCGGCCACGGGCTATCGCTGGCCAGCGCGATGGAGGCAGGCTTCACCCTGCTGGGCATGAAGGAAGGCTTCACGCCCGGCTCGGCCCACATCACCGAGATGGACCCCGAGGGTGCCGACCTGAACATCATCCGCGAGACGCTCGACAAGGGCCCGCAAGTCGCCCTGTCCAACAGCAGCGGCTTCGGCGGCGCGAATGTCGTCACCGTCTTCAAGTCCGCCTAG
- a CDS encoding phosphopantetheine-binding protein, which produces MEANEPKPFTAEDEAELKESLKRCSPETIDAAIAYRKNGDKSQVPVIIMGILERVMEPDARPKLKEGNDDTRINEDLGIDSLTMVEVIMMVEETLDITVDNDELRNLSTIGDVKTFITKKLDD; this is translated from the coding sequence ATGGAAGCTAATGAACCTAAGCCTTTTACCGCTGAAGACGAAGCGGAACTGAAGGAGTCTCTCAAGCGTTGCTCGCCCGAAACTATTGATGCTGCCATCGCCTATCGTAAAAACGGCGACAAGTCGCAGGTGCCGGTCATCATTATGGGCATTCTGGAGCGCGTGATGGAGCCCGATGCTCGCCCCAAGCTCAAAGAAGGCAACGACGATACCCGCATCAACGAAGACCTCGGCATCGACTCGCTCACCATGGTAGAAGTTATCATGATGGTTGAGGAAACGCTCGATATCACCGTGGACAACGACGAACTGCGTAACCTGTCTACGATCGGCGACGTCAAGACCTTCATTACCAAGAAGCTGGACGACTAG
- a CDS encoding type II toxin-antitoxin system VapC family toxin: MIVVDTTVIAPLLLPGANTPWAQQTYERDSAWASSPLWRSELRNVLARYQREHKVDPAACLEIMNAAEEKMHPRQYNILSETVILLAAQSVCSAYECEYVALAQELNVLLVTANERLLEAFPRSTISLEQFARGEEQDHGQGV; encoded by the coding sequence ATGATTGTTGTCGATACGACCGTAATAGCCCCTTTGCTCCTGCCCGGTGCCAATACGCCCTGGGCGCAGCAGACCTACGAACGCGACAGCGCATGGGCGTCCAGCCCACTCTGGCGCTCCGAGCTGCGTAACGTACTCGCTCGCTACCAGCGTGAGCACAAAGTCGACCCGGCTGCCTGCCTGGAGATTATGAACGCGGCGGAGGAGAAGATGCACCCCCGGCAGTACAACATCCTTTCGGAGACGGTTATCCTGCTGGCGGCCCAGAGCGTGTGCTCCGCCTATGAGTGCGAGTACGTGGCTCTCGCCCAGGAGCTCAATGTCTTGCTGGTGACTGCCAACGAGCGATTGTTGGAGGCCTTTCCCCGCTCAACGATCTCCCTGGAGCAGTTCGCACGCGGTGAAGAGCAGGATCATGGCCAAGGCGTTTGA
- a CDS encoding AAA family ATPase, protein MPRKICFVNYKGGVGKTSMIVNIAACLSQMGKKVLLVDLDTQSNASIWLMRLDRWNKLNINGEGSVFSIFDPAKQVLSDILVRDVVASKTGENLLPGFDLLPTTFNLVDLENEYQSDPSEPPYLRFYNQLRPIEDNYDYILFDCPPNVLRASQCGIFSSNEIYVPANPDALSLIGFTLLVEKLLLFHQRSASFRIPGMGRPALCRGVIFNSIKANVDIEVPKMRMQLRINQFRNQRRIDPSTKIFESQIRDAMVVRRAVTLGLPVNLVGQVAREEDSVATDYQRVAAELDQHEPMA, encoded by the coding sequence ATGCCACGTAAAATTTGTTTCGTAAACTATAAGGGCGGCGTCGGTAAGACTTCGATGATCGTCAATATTGCCGCCTGTCTGTCCCAGATGGGTAAGAAGGTGCTGCTTGTTGACCTCGATACCCAGTCCAATGCCAGTATCTGGCTGATGCGGCTCGATCGCTGGAATAAGCTGAACATTAATGGTGAAGGCTCCGTCTTCTCCATTTTTGATCCGGCGAAACAGGTGCTCTCGGACATCCTCGTACGCGACGTCGTGGCCAGTAAGACTGGCGAAAACCTGCTGCCGGGCTTCGACCTGCTGCCGACCACCTTTAACCTCGTCGACCTCGAGAACGAGTACCAGTCCGACCCTTCGGAGCCCCCGTACCTGCGCTTTTATAATCAGCTCCGGCCGATCGAGGATAATTACGACTACATCCTTTTTGACTGCCCGCCGAATGTCCTGCGTGCCTCGCAGTGTGGCATCTTCTCCAGTAATGAGATATACGTGCCCGCTAACCCGGACGCGCTCAGCCTGATCGGCTTTACGCTACTGGTGGAGAAGCTCCTGCTCTTCCATCAGCGCTCGGCCAGCTTCCGGATCCCGGGCATGGGCCGCCCCGCGCTCTGCCGCGGTGTCATCTTTAACTCGATCAAGGCGAACGTGGATATCGAAGTTCCGAAAATGCGCATGCAGCTCCGGATCAACCAGTTCCGCAATCAACGCCGTATCGATCCCTCGACCAAGATCTTCGAGTCCCAGATTCGCGACGCGATGGTGGTACGCCGTGCGGTGACGCTCGGCCTGCCCGTCAACCTCGTCGGCCAGGTGGCCCGTGAGGAGGACTCCGTCGCGACAGACTACCAGCGAGTGGCTGCAGAGCTTGATCAACACGAACCTATGGCATAG